A region of Heliangelus exortis chromosome 4, bHelExo1.hap1, whole genome shotgun sequence DNA encodes the following proteins:
- the CNGA1 gene encoding cyclic nucleotide-gated channel alpha-1: MKVGVIETHHSHTVVPCGVVQDTSEDSGQTDKGENRYVKCTMQHYLPGGFAHYNINNNSNKDEEKKKKKEKKSKSEKKKDGETQKKEKKEKTKNKDKSKKKENKEEKKKDIFTIDPAGNIYYNWLFCITMPVMYNWTMIIARACFDELQHDYLLAWFIIDYISDAIYVVDMFVRTRTGYLEQGLLVNEEQKLREKYKSSFQFKLDFLSIIPTDLLYLKLGLNYPELRINRLLRVARMFEFFQRTETRTNYPNIFRISNLVMYIVIIIHWNACVYYSISKAIGFGADTWVYPNTSDPEFARLTRKYVYSLYWSTLTLTTIGETPPPVRDSEYFFVVIDFLVGVLIFATIVGNVGSMISNMNAARAEFQAKIDAIKQYMHFRNVSKDMEKRVIKWFDYLWTNKKAVDEREVLKYLPDKLRAEIAINVHLETLRKVRIFADCEAGLLVELVLKLQPQVYSPGDYICRKGDIGREMYIIKEGKLAVVADDGITQFVVLSDGSYFGEISILNIKGSKAGNRRTANIRSIGYSDLFCLSKDDLMEALTEYPDAKAMLEEKGKQILMKDGLLDIEVANSGSDPKDLEEKVNYMQGAMDRLQTKFARLLAEYEATQQKLKKRLTQVEKILKPIIEQEFTDLEEAAPPTDKPGVSKE; the protein is encoded by the exons ATGAAGGTAGGAGTGATTGAGACCCATCACTCCCATACAGTTGTTCCCTGTGGGGTAGTGCAAGACACCAGTGAGGACTctggacagacagacaaagGGGAAAACAGGTATGTCAAATGTACCAT GCAGCACTATCTACCTGGTGGGTTTGCACACTACAATATTAACAACAACAGTAATAAAGATGA ggagaagaaaaagaaaaaagaaaagaagag caagtcagaaaaaaaaaaggatggagaaacacaaaagaaggaaaaaaaggagaaaaccaaaaataaagataaatccaagaagaaagaaaataaagaaga gaagaagaaagacaTTTTCACTATTGACCCAGCAGGAAATATATATTACAACTGGTTGTTTTGCATCACAATGCCTGTCATGTACAACTGGACCATGATTATTGCTAG AGCCTGTTTTGATGAGCTTCAGCACGACTACTTATTAGCATGGTTTATTATTGATTACATTTCTGATGCCATCTATGTTGTTGACATGTTTGTACGTACAAGAACAG GTTACCTGGAGCAAGGTCTTCTGGTGAATGAAGAACAAAAGCTTCGAGAGAAGTATAAGTCATCTTTTCAATTCAAATTAGATTTTCTGTCAATCATCCCAACCGATCTCTTGTACTTGAAGTTAGGACTGAATTACCCAGAATTAAGAATAAACAGACTACTCAGAGTAGCTCGGATGTTTGAATTCTTCCAGCGAACAGAAACAAGGACAAACTACCCAAATATCTTCAGGATCTCTAACCTTGTCATGTACATTGTGATTATTATTCACTGGAATGCCTGTGTGTACTATTCCATCTCCAAAGCCATCGGGTTTGGGGCTGACACATGGGTCTACCCTAACACCTCCGATCCCGAATTTGCCCGTCTGACAAGAAAGTACGTCTACAGTCTCTACTGGTCAACACTGACCCTGACTACTATCGGTGAAACACCCCCTCCTGTACGGGATTCTGAGTATTTCTTTGTGGTCATTGACTTCTTGGTTGGAGTATTGATTTTTGCTACCATTGTTGGTAACGTGGGCTCTATGATCTCCAACATGAATGCTGCCAGGGCAGAGTTTCAAGCAAAGATCGACGCTATCAAGCAGTACATGCACTTTCGGAATGTGAGtaaagacatggaaaaaagaGTTATAAAGTGGTTTGACTACCTATGGACAAACAAAAAGGCTGTGGATGAAAGGGAAGTCTTGAAGTATCTGCCAGATAAACTAAGAGCAGAGATTGCAATCAACGTTCACCTGGAAACACTAAGAAAAGTTCGGATTTTTGCAGACTGCGAAGCTGGTCTGTTGGTTGAACTGGTTTTGAAACTCCAGCCACAAGTATACAGTCCTGGAGATTATATTTGCAGAAAAGGAGATATTGGACGAGAGATGTACATTATCAAAGAAGGCAAGCTGGCAGTAGTTGCTGATGATGGAATTACCCAGTTTGTGGTCCTAAGTGATGGCAGCTACTTTGGAGAAATCAGTATTCTAAATATTAAAGGTAGCAAAGCTGGCAATCGAAGAACAGCCAACATCAGAAGTATTGGATACTCAGATTTGTTTTGTCTGTCTAAAGATGATCTCATGGAGGCTTTGACAGAGTATCCAGATGCAAAGGCcatgctggaagaaaaaggcaagCAAATCCTAATGAAAGATGGGTTGTTGGACATTGAAGTTGCAAATTCAGGAAGCGATCCTAAAGATCTGGAAGAGAAGGTCAACTACATGCAAGGAGCAATGGACAGATTACAAACAAAGTTTGCCAGGTTGCTGGCTGAGTATGAAGCTACTCaacagaaactaaaaaaaagacTTACACAGGTCGAGAAAATATTGAAACCAATTATAGAGCAAGAATTCACAGATTTAGAAGAAGCAGCTCCACCTACAGATAAACCTGGAGTGTCGAAAGAGTAA